In Passer domesticus isolate bPasDom1 chromosome 1, bPasDom1.hap1, whole genome shotgun sequence, one DNA window encodes the following:
- the BET1 gene encoding BET1 homolog: MRRAGLGDGAAAGSYGYTNSGYSVYEEENDRLTESLRTKVSAIKSLSIEIGTEVKNQNKMLSEMENDFDSTGGLLGATMGRLRTLSRGSQTKLLCYMMLFSLFVFFVIYWIIKLR; the protein is encoded by the exons ATGAGGCGCGCGGGGCTGG GtgatggagcagctgcagggagctaTGGCTACACCAACAGTGGCTACAGCGTTTATGAAGAGGAGAACGACAGGCTCACAGAGAGCCTGCGGACAAAAGTCAGTGCCATTAAATCG cTTTCCATTGAAATTGGAACAGAAGttaaaaaccagaataaaatGTTATCAGAAATG gaGAATGATTTTGACTCTACGGGTGGACTTCTAGGTGCAACTATGGGCAGACTGAGAACACTCTCCAGAGGAAGCCAGACAAAGCTATTATGCTACATGATGctcttttctttatttgttttttttgtgaTATACTGGATTATTAAACTGAGGTGA